From Nitrososphaerales archaeon, one genomic window encodes:
- a CDS encoding ABC transporter substrate-binding protein, whose product MNENKNAILAGAILSIFILSAIPLPTHAATSNLFSVTIIAPGNANPARREWGAVIANSLQNVGINAKEVFLPWSTVYGRVLLPDLSVRGKTFDQGGFDLQLVGYTPALFPISAEFLQFDSSQFAPSSGNYYLWTNSTADAKIRAAVAEGYTSQGVADLKAWENIQYQDRPEIPIEYDTAQYATNPGINYHGWDAYYANIGPVPQFVSYGSKTSMVVGTTGDFEQMLPLLTSSYYDFESFVPVYDSLFLLGYPSGFPTCGSSCGAPQIIPDLATGFSQAGNKLTYTLRSGVTFQDGVPFTANDVLYSFLAYSDFNSGSASAAALTSALGNDIRFTWTNGTTTELVNDNVAGTTVYYGPAAGKPASALPDSPARPASMVASSDGLTVTVTLGNFQGLTSPAAIFHPEFDSIAILPMHYLNGQRVDAGCLNGKTTCNWASSAFNTAQAGSYKSNGHTFTGPFGTGPYNFTGYDPVNAVTHLKKFSNYWNATALQKSGEYTLTNYYVQYISETDPAIAALKSGTVDALDPQYHYAVQAKAGLLSFAKVYAEPNAGQQEIGINMEHPILGTGKGTPAGTAAAARDIRLAIDYLIPRDLIISQLLVGSASPGDVPFAVGGYKDSSLTPRPYDPTTAAALLKLAGYNPTVGGGTFTSSPIPAFYVGMSQPIAGTFTNPVTGQPYASGGGTNYEVVLQSSSDNKTWSGVQGSTTDANGAFYFLYTPTSPGSVSLRVYFTGYTTPTSGIYSQRVRGGGNITVLPGSVPVAAPQYTSPVEVTAGSLSSVLGGLASQSNLNSLQTALNSASSQITTLQNSINSLQGQVSTLTTVAYGAIAIAIIVGIAGFVFARRKPS is encoded by the coding sequence ATGAATGAAAACAAAAACGCTATATTAGCGGGTGCAATTTTATCCATATTCATCCTCAGTGCAATTCCACTTCCTACACATGCAGCTACGTCCAACCTCTTCAGCGTCACAATCATCGCCCCGGGTAATGCGAACCCGGCCAGGCGAGAATGGGGCGCAGTCATAGCCAACTCACTGCAGAACGTCGGTATCAACGCGAAAGAGGTGTTCCTGCCCTGGAGTACCGTCTACGGGAGGGTCCTTCTGCCTGACCTGTCGGTCAGAGGAAAGACATTCGACCAAGGCGGCTTCGACCTCCAGCTGGTCGGATACACTCCGGCGCTCTTCCCAATCAGCGCGGAGTTCCTACAATTCGACTCTTCGCAGTTTGCGCCATCCAGCGGCAACTATTACCTGTGGACCAATTCGACTGCGGATGCCAAGATCAGGGCCGCAGTCGCTGAAGGCTACACGTCGCAAGGGGTCGCAGACCTGAAGGCGTGGGAGAATATTCAGTACCAGGACAGGCCTGAAATTCCGATCGAGTACGACACCGCGCAGTATGCCACCAACCCAGGTATCAACTACCACGGGTGGGATGCATACTACGCTAACATTGGTCCTGTCCCGCAGTTCGTGAGCTACGGTTCCAAGACAAGTATGGTCGTTGGGACCACGGGCGACTTCGAGCAGATGTTGCCATTGCTCACCTCGTCCTACTACGACTTCGAGTCGTTCGTACCAGTCTACGACTCCCTCTTCCTTCTGGGCTACCCGTCCGGGTTCCCAACCTGCGGAAGCAGCTGCGGAGCTCCACAGATTATCCCAGACCTAGCCACGGGATTCAGCCAGGCCGGCAACAAACTGACCTACACCCTTAGGTCGGGTGTCACCTTCCAAGACGGTGTTCCATTCACAGCGAACGATGTCCTCTACTCATTCCTAGCCTACTCCGATTTCAACAGCGGATCTGCCTCTGCGGCTGCGCTGACATCTGCTCTGGGCAACGACATCCGGTTCACATGGACGAACGGAACAACCACCGAGCTGGTCAACGACAACGTAGCTGGTACGACTGTCTACTACGGCCCCGCCGCCGGCAAGCCGGCGTCGGCTTTGCCAGACAGCCCGGCCAGACCTGCTTCGATGGTGGCTTCCAGCGACGGATTGACAGTCACTGTCACATTGGGTAACTTCCAAGGCCTCACGTCTCCGGCAGCCATCTTCCATCCTGAATTCGACAGTATCGCGATACTGCCGATGCACTACCTGAACGGTCAAAGGGTAGATGCAGGATGTCTCAACGGCAAGACGACCTGCAACTGGGCCAGCTCAGCCTTCAACACTGCTCAGGCTGGGTCCTACAAATCGAACGGGCATACGTTTACCGGCCCCTTCGGAACCGGTCCATACAACTTCACTGGCTATGATCCAGTCAACGCAGTAACACACCTGAAGAAGTTCTCAAACTACTGGAACGCGACAGCCCTTCAGAAGAGTGGCGAGTACACCCTCACTAACTACTACGTCCAATACATTTCGGAGACAGACCCGGCCATTGCAGCCCTGAAGTCAGGGACGGTCGACGCGCTGGACCCACAGTACCACTACGCCGTCCAGGCGAAGGCAGGCCTCCTGAGCTTTGCCAAAGTCTACGCTGAGCCCAACGCGGGCCAGCAAGAGATCGGCATCAACATGGAGCATCCCATACTCGGAACGGGTAAGGGAACACCAGCGGGCACCGCGGCTGCCGCCCGTGACATCAGACTGGCAATCGACTATCTGATCCCAAGAGACCTCATCATCTCACAACTGCTCGTAGGCAGTGCTTCCCCAGGCGACGTTCCATTCGCTGTCGGCGGCTACAAGGACTCCTCCTTGACGCCAAGGCCATACGATCCAACGACAGCGGCGGCCCTCCTGAAATTGGCCGGATACAATCCGACCGTCGGAGGAGGCACCTTCACGAGTAGCCCAATTCCGGCCTTCTACGTAGGCATGAGCCAGCCGATAGCTGGCACATTCACCAACCCGGTCACCGGCCAGCCCTACGCGAGCGGCGGTGGGACCAACTACGAAGTGGTCCTGCAGTCCAGCTCTGACAACAAGACCTGGTCCGGGGTCCAGGGTTCCACCACGGACGCCAACGGTGCCTTCTACTTCCTGTACACACCCACCTCACCAGGGTCAGTCTCGCTGAGAGTCTACTTCACCGGGTACACGACGCCAACTTCTGGAATCTACAGCCAGCGTGTTCGCGGCGGCGGGAACATCACTGTCTTGCCTGGCTCAGTGCCGGTCGCAGCTCCTCAGTACACCAGTCCGGTCGAGGTGACTGCGGGTTCGCTGTCCTCGGTACTGGGTGGCCTCGCATCACAGAGCAACCTCAACTCACTACAAACAGCACTGAACAGCGCCAGTTCCCAAATCACCACTCTGCAGAATAGCATCAATAGCCTTCAGGGACAGGTCTCGACACTCACTACAGTGGCCTACGGCGCGATCGCCATAGCCATCATAGTGGGAATCGCAGGCTTCGTCTTCGCTCGAAGGAAACCATCCTGA
- a CDS encoding ABC transporter substrate-binding protein, whose amino-acid sequence MRNGKSAISTTLAVVVIVILVVAAGATIFLYTSSAPSTTTTTPPTTTTTPPTTSTTAPPTTTTSVPSVLTYETPATPQYLDTGVSYFSYDYTIFQQVYEQLLWFNGTTSGSVVPWLAQSYTASPDAKSYQFTLRQGIRFQDAETLNASAVYFSLNRLLVFDASTPTAHGTQASWILQQLLDKSLSTQQSGAAQTYGKSYVDAVLGENFIRVTGPNTFTVNVMSPNAAFPFLMAGEWASILAPTYVMHQDLQLWSRSSNGYTLPYPTLSGNFTTKVTQYLYDLSATCNSGATPGGCAATYLDGSYSGAMAGTGPYVMTSYNKNTNDFVLTANPHYWGGPSGNIHPSIQTVKVNYVADITTRELDLQNAAKSGQAMVIDPDATHLYDLANRNAWLTQNTLQSTVPGVTLYGTYSGLSVLFDPFDTNVTNAITGQYYSFQPFADKRIRLAFADAVNITNIMLTLNNKLGQPAINVVAPGLPPAGSFFPNDKPAYSYNLVQAQNMLLDAMKHPLTSFHFVNGTAARPGLFNNTFGCATLGSSGTCGHPTPQTVNLYWGVGDTVDEGIMDTIAGNINNISATYNMGLQVAVVPLPTGQLLNEAFASPTHLYMYALGWFADYPWSVDFLGPMYAPANTYTGPDGWNLGSMATLWSQVLNASSHNNIAALNQATHEMNVVANDQVMYLWTQYPLNFMAMTSNIGGFYYNAALSTSAAGGTGPEYFATLYIK is encoded by the coding sequence ATGCGCAACGGAAAAAGCGCTATATCCACAACCCTAGCAGTCGTAGTAATTGTAATTCTAGTCGTAGCGGCCGGTGCGACAATCTTCCTGTACACGTCAAGTGCGCCGTCGACCACTACCACCACTCCACCCACAACGACGACAACCCCACCGACGACGAGCACAACAGCTCCGCCCACAACGACCACCTCGGTGCCGAGCGTCCTGACTTACGAGACGCCTGCGACACCGCAGTACCTGGACACTGGGGTGTCGTACTTCTCGTACGACTACACCATCTTCCAGCAGGTCTATGAGCAGCTGCTCTGGTTCAACGGAACCACCTCCGGCTCCGTCGTGCCTTGGCTGGCACAGAGCTACACCGCATCTCCCGACGCCAAGTCCTACCAATTCACACTGAGGCAGGGCATCCGATTCCAAGACGCCGAGACCCTCAACGCGTCAGCTGTCTACTTCTCTCTGAACAGGCTCCTCGTCTTCGACGCCAGTACGCCCACGGCGCACGGCACCCAGGCGAGCTGGATACTCCAGCAACTCCTTGACAAGAGTTTGAGCACCCAACAGAGCGGAGCCGCTCAGACGTACGGCAAGTCCTACGTCGACGCGGTCCTGGGTGAGAACTTCATCCGTGTCACAGGCCCGAACACATTCACGGTCAACGTGATGAGCCCGAACGCCGCGTTCCCGTTCCTCATGGCTGGCGAGTGGGCCTCGATTCTGGCTCCGACCTACGTGATGCACCAGGACCTTCAGCTCTGGAGTCGGAGCAGCAACGGCTACACCCTCCCCTACCCTACCCTCAGCGGCAACTTCACAACGAAGGTGACCCAGTATCTGTACGACCTGAGCGCGACCTGCAACAGCGGAGCCACCCCAGGTGGTTGCGCCGCAACCTACCTGGACGGCTCGTATTCAGGCGCGATGGCAGGAACAGGTCCCTACGTCATGACCAGCTACAACAAGAACACGAACGACTTCGTCCTCACGGCCAATCCCCACTACTGGGGCGGCCCGTCAGGGAACATACATCCGAGCATCCAGACGGTCAAGGTGAACTACGTGGCTGACATCACCACTAGGGAACTCGACCTACAGAACGCCGCGAAGTCCGGCCAGGCGATGGTCATCGACCCGGACGCGACCCACCTCTATGACCTCGCGAACAGGAATGCGTGGTTGACCCAGAACACTCTTCAGTCAACAGTTCCAGGCGTGACGCTGTACGGGACATACTCCGGTCTCTCTGTGCTCTTCGACCCGTTCGACACCAACGTTACGAACGCAATAACAGGCCAGTATTACTCCTTCCAACCGTTCGCTGACAAGCGGATCAGGCTTGCCTTCGCCGACGCTGTGAACATCACCAACATCATGCTCACGCTGAACAACAAGCTCGGCCAACCAGCGATTAACGTCGTCGCGCCTGGCCTACCGCCAGCCGGGTCCTTCTTCCCCAACGACAAGCCAGCGTACAGCTACAACCTGGTCCAGGCTCAGAACATGCTCCTGGACGCGATGAAGCACCCGCTCACAAGCTTCCATTTCGTCAATGGAACGGCCGCCAGACCCGGGCTGTTCAACAACACCTTCGGATGCGCCACACTGGGGTCCAGCGGCACCTGCGGACATCCGACCCCTCAGACAGTTAACCTGTACTGGGGCGTAGGCGACACAGTCGACGAGGGAATCATGGACACCATAGCCGGCAACATCAACAACATCAGTGCGACATACAACATGGGCCTCCAGGTGGCGGTGGTGCCGCTGCCAACAGGACAGCTCCTGAACGAGGCGTTCGCCTCACCAACACACCTGTACATGTACGCACTCGGATGGTTCGCTGACTATCCTTGGTCGGTCGACTTCCTCGGCCCGATGTACGCCCCAGCGAATACGTACACAGGCCCAGACGGATGGAACCTCGGCTCTATGGCGACGCTGTGGTCACAGGTCCTGAACGCGAGTTCGCACAACAACATAGCAGCCTTGAACCAAGCCACGCACGAAATGAACGTCGTGGCCAACGACCAGGTGATGTACCTATGGACTCAGTATCCACTGAACTTCATGGCCATGACCTCGAATATAGGCGGCTTCTACTACAACGCTGCTCTATCAACATCGGCGGCCGGCGGGACCGGCCCTGAGTACTTCGCGACCCTCTACATCAAATAG
- a CDS encoding ABC transporter permease — protein MGLGRYIIRRLIYMVPLFIGISLVSFVVMYAAGDPIKIVTAANPRISQAQRAALSAYYGLNLPLPEQYLRWLTNLAQGNFGTSFFAGLPVSQLIWNWLPNTVELQVVSIALSLVIGIPIGIYSALHRYSKPDVGMTVFALFGISMPTFWIGIILIFIFSYVLGWFPSAGAYGYPVMWCPGGVCNPLLDHLGHLFLPTMVLTYVSLALNVRVMRSAMLDVMRQDYILAARASGLKERLVVYKHAARNAITPVVTFLGLSIGAILGGAPLTETVFNWPGLGRLFVNRVGVLDFPTIMGITMIITLMTLIANLITDLSYAWIDPRIRIE, from the coding sequence ATGGGCCTAGGGCGGTACATAATTAGACGGCTCATCTACATGGTTCCCCTCTTCATCGGGATATCGCTCGTCAGTTTTGTGGTGATGTACGCCGCAGGAGACCCCATCAAGATTGTGACGGCCGCGAACCCTAGGATTTCTCAGGCCCAGAGAGCCGCCTTGTCGGCATATTATGGCCTCAACCTGCCCCTCCCCGAGCAGTATCTCCGATGGCTAACCAACCTCGCCCAGGGCAACTTCGGCACTTCCTTCTTCGCGGGTCTGCCTGTCTCTCAGCTTATCTGGAACTGGCTTCCGAACACGGTGGAGCTTCAGGTCGTGTCGATAGCCCTTTCCCTGGTAATCGGCATCCCCATTGGAATCTACTCGGCCCTGCACCGATATTCGAAACCAGACGTCGGTATGACCGTCTTTGCCCTTTTCGGGATTTCGATGCCCACATTCTGGATCGGGATAATACTGATCTTCATTTTCTCCTACGTTCTGGGTTGGTTCCCGAGCGCAGGAGCATACGGTTATCCTGTAATGTGGTGTCCGGGAGGGGTGTGCAACCCACTGCTCGACCACCTGGGTCACCTGTTCCTGCCGACCATGGTTCTCACCTACGTGAGCCTCGCACTCAACGTGCGGGTGATGAGGTCAGCGATGCTTGACGTCATGCGGCAGGACTACATCCTCGCAGCCAGAGCCAGCGGCCTCAAGGAGAGGCTCGTGGTGTACAAACATGCCGCGAGGAACGCGATAACACCGGTCGTAACGTTCCTGGGCCTTAGCATAGGAGCAATCCTCGGAGGTGCCCCCCTGACCGAGACTGTGTTCAACTGGCCAGGCCTGGGTCGCCTCTTCGTGAACAGGGTTGGAGTTTTGGACTTCCCCACGATAATGGGAATCACCATGATCATCACTCTAATGACGCTAATAGCGAACCTAATCACGGACCTTTCGTACGCTTGGATTGACCCAAGGATCAGGATAGAGTAA
- a CDS encoding ABC transporter permease produces the protein MATQPATEITPQTKRRSASQAAVAWRRFKKNKAALVGAFLIGGLVFMAVFNQQLARFPAQPAYDAYYPLHHQQSAGPPSWEYPLGTSFGGTDVLSEIIHGSVWTLYVALGATAITMAIAIVVGLAAGYYGKYVDDGLMRFTEVFLVFPSLLLILVAAREFTLVYHSATFTVPVVNIELPVGLTAVVVILAVFGWAGIARLVRGQLLSLKELEYIQAAKTIGAGGKRIMFRHMFPNILSQIIVVATLNMAGFVIAEAAVSFLGFGDPNTVTWGQILENNFSYVTVVPWAEIFPGLAILFTVLGFNLLGDGLADALNPRIRD, from the coding sequence ATGGCGACACAGCCAGCCACAGAGATAACTCCCCAGACCAAGCGGAGGAGCGCCAGCCAGGCCGCCGTCGCATGGAGACGCTTCAAGAAAAACAAGGCTGCGCTTGTAGGGGCTTTCCTCATCGGAGGACTGGTCTTCATGGCCGTCTTTAACCAGCAGCTGGCAAGGTTCCCCGCACAGCCCGCCTACGACGCCTATTACCCCCTGCACCACCAGCAGTCTGCCGGGCCGCCATCCTGGGAGTATCCCCTTGGAACGAGCTTCGGAGGGACTGACGTACTTTCGGAGATAATACACGGGTCGGTCTGGACACTGTATGTGGCGTTAGGTGCGACAGCAATCACGATGGCGATAGCAATAGTCGTTGGTCTAGCTGCGGGTTATTACGGCAAGTACGTCGATGACGGCCTAATGAGGTTCACCGAAGTCTTCCTCGTCTTCCCATCACTTCTACTGATTCTGGTGGCCGCGAGAGAATTCACACTGGTTTACCACAGTGCGACGTTCACTGTACCCGTGGTCAACATCGAGCTCCCGGTGGGACTGACAGCTGTGGTCGTCATCCTGGCCGTCTTCGGCTGGGCCGGGATAGCCAGGTTGGTGAGGGGGCAGCTTCTGTCACTGAAGGAGTTGGAGTACATTCAGGCGGCCAAGACAATCGGCGCGGGGGGAAAACGGATCATGTTTAGGCACATGTTCCCGAACATCCTCTCGCAGATAATCGTGGTGGCCACCCTCAACATGGCCGGGTTCGTAATCGCCGAGGCGGCGGTGAGCTTCCTCGGCTTCGGGGACCCCAACACGGTGACCTGGGGACAGATATTAGAGAACAACTTCTCGTATGTCACTGTCGTGCCCTGGGCGGAGATATTCCCCGGGCTCGCAATACTGTTCACGGTCTTGGGCTTCAACCTTCTGGGGGACGGACTTGCAGACGCGCTGAATCCGAGGATCAGGGACTGA
- a CDS encoding ABC transporter permease: MLIGSALAAISVILALLSPLLVDPGAWKSIDFALRNCWNNPLIDWHIANIYTCPASAPHPLGTDAYGRDLWQMILLSIPTDIEVAFEIVSAAFAVGVTLGAVAAYAGGLADEAVLRVTDVFLAFPVLPLAIILATVVARQLWALELAVLVIWWPTYVRLSRSQVLSEKEKPYVEALRAMGAGGLRIVFRHLLPNSIYPVLVQATLDVGGVILTFAALMFLGFSPSPLLPELGNLVNDGITKASVFTSPWIVLFPGLAILLIALGFNLLGDGIRDVLDPRLRR, translated from the coding sequence GTGCTGATCGGTTCTGCGCTTGCCGCGATTTCTGTAATCCTGGCCCTCCTCTCCCCGCTGCTAGTCGACCCCGGCGCCTGGAAGTCCATAGACTTCGCCCTGAGGAACTGCTGGAACAATCCTCTGATAGATTGGCACATAGCGAACATCTACACGTGCCCCGCCTCCGCTCCGCACCCGCTGGGGACTGACGCTTACGGCAGAGACCTCTGGCAGATGATCCTCCTCTCAATTCCTACCGACATCGAGGTGGCCTTTGAGATAGTCAGCGCCGCCTTCGCGGTTGGCGTCACACTCGGAGCAGTAGCCGCGTACGCCGGAGGCCTTGCGGACGAGGCTGTCCTCAGGGTCACAGACGTGTTCCTGGCATTCCCGGTGCTACCCCTTGCAATAATCCTGGCCACCGTCGTGGCGCGCCAGCTTTGGGCCCTCGAGCTCGCAGTCTTAGTCATCTGGTGGCCGACGTACGTCAGGCTTTCCAGGTCTCAGGTGCTAAGCGAGAAGGAGAAGCCATACGTGGAGGCTCTCAGGGCGATGGGGGCAGGAGGACTGAGGATCGTGTTCAGGCACCTCTTGCCCAATTCAATCTACCCTGTCTTGGTCCAGGCGACGCTGGACGTGGGAGGCGTGATACTGACATTCGCTGCTCTCATGTTCTTGGGCTTCTCGCCCTCGCCTTTGCTGCCAGAGTTGGGCAACCTCGTCAACGACGGCATCACAAAGGCAAGCGTCTTCACCTCACCCTGGATCGTCCTTTTTCCTGGCCTCGCGATACTCCTGATTGCGTTGGGATTCAACCTCCTCGGGGACGGGATACGGGACGTACTGGACCCCCGACTGAGAAGGTAG
- a CDS encoding ABC transporter permease: MRLYQYVLRRLIFAVFVLLACSVIVFWLLRGPLPPESVLAAYITPKMNDPEKLQLAQTLGVATSSCPSYSALSQHVAGCVVPLWQQYFGWLSNALSGNWGYSFLPGISGTGETTWEVFAGRFPYTAELALVGSILTILIALPLGVISATHNNSIPDHTSRLFALLGYSVPLFVLGYVYQLFFGLYLTVPHGGFAVGLLPVEGQVGTTCAICFANPGQVTAYTGAPLFDAILSGNPAYFWDALVAVFLPAFTLATGTIAALTRVLRSSMLEVLRQDYILLARSKGLSDRVVIYRHALRNALLPAVTIAGLIVATLFGGVVLIEIVFSWPGIGAAAVQASLSFDTGFLELYTLATVGIIVLANLSVDLIYAKLDPRIRY; the protein is encoded by the coding sequence TTGAGGCTCTATCAATATGTCCTCCGGCGCCTGATCTTTGCCGTATTCGTCCTGCTCGCGTGCAGCGTGATTGTCTTTTGGCTCCTCAGGGGGCCCCTACCTCCGGAATCCGTCCTCGCTGCCTACATAACTCCGAAGATGAACGACCCGGAGAAGCTGCAGTTGGCACAGACTCTGGGCGTGGCGACGTCATCCTGCCCCTCCTACTCGGCACTCTCCCAGCACGTTGCAGGATGCGTTGTGCCTCTGTGGCAGCAGTACTTCGGCTGGCTCTCCAACGCGTTGAGCGGCAACTGGGGCTACAGTTTCCTTCCTGGAATATCGGGGACGGGCGAGACGACCTGGGAGGTCTTCGCGGGGAGGTTCCCCTATACAGCCGAACTTGCCTTGGTCGGCTCGATTCTAACGATCTTGATAGCCCTTCCCCTCGGTGTCATCTCCGCCACCCACAACAACAGCATTCCCGACCACACATCGAGGCTGTTCGCGCTCCTCGGCTACTCCGTGCCACTCTTCGTATTGGGCTACGTCTATCAGCTTTTCTTCGGGCTCTACCTGACAGTCCCCCACGGAGGTTTCGCTGTAGGCCTCCTGCCTGTTGAGGGACAGGTCGGCACCACCTGCGCTATCTGCTTCGCCAACCCGGGGCAGGTCACGGCCTACACTGGCGCGCCTCTCTTCGACGCTATCCTTTCTGGGAATCCGGCTTACTTCTGGGACGCGCTGGTGGCCGTCTTCCTTCCTGCATTCACGCTGGCCACAGGGACCATCGCCGCCCTCACAAGGGTGCTCCGCTCCAGCATGCTGGAGGTGCTGCGACAAGACTACATCCTCCTCGCTAGGTCCAAGGGCCTCAGTGACAGGGTAGTAATCTACAGGCACGCGCTCAGGAACGCTCTCCTTCCAGCGGTAACGATTGCGGGCCTGATAGTGGCGACCCTGTTCGGAGGAGTCGTTCTGATCGAGATCGTGTTCTCTTGGCCCGGAATAGGTGCCGCGGCCGTCCAGGCGTCGCTCTCTTTCGACACGGGCTTCCTCGAGCTCTATACCCTCGCGACGGTAGGGATTATCGTTCTGGCAAACCTCTCGGTCGACCTGATCTACGCGAAGCTGGATCCAAGGATCCGATACTGA
- a CDS encoding ABC transporter ATP-binding protein, with the protein MGESGCGKSVTALSIAGLLPENAKVIGGEVTLGGRNLLSLRKNELRLSRLKDIAFVFQDPMTYLNPVLSVGSQLTEVLTADKRAHLDSLLSLKLKEIDQLLVKQPGNVHARRERQSLGSPGATLSRGERRRLAKKMVLEYLHLVRLPEPERVFKMYPFELSGGMRQRAMIAMALVRRPKVLLADEITTALDVTVQAQILELLRDLRDKIDAAIILITHDLAVVAEVCDRVAVMYAGNIVEVAGVEELFASPLHPYTVGLLAAIPRPDMENIKLETIGGSVPDLIYPPPGCRFHPRCPKAFERCPKVKPPLIEVRPGHKVACLLYGG; encoded by the coding sequence GTGGGCGAGAGCGGCTGTGGCAAGTCAGTGACCGCACTTTCGATAGCTGGCCTCTTGCCCGAGAACGCCAAGGTGATTGGCGGAGAGGTGACACTGGGCGGGAGGAACCTCCTGTCGCTCAGGAAGAACGAGCTGCGGCTGTCCCGTCTCAAAGACATCGCCTTCGTCTTCCAAGACCCGATGACGTACCTCAACCCCGTGCTGTCTGTGGGCTCTCAACTTACCGAGGTTCTAACAGCCGACAAGAGGGCTCACCTAGACTCTCTGCTCAGCCTCAAGCTGAAGGAGATCGACCAGCTGCTCGTCAAGCAACCGGGAAATGTGCACGCCCGCCGCGAGAGGCAGAGTCTCGGCAGTCCGGGCGCAACCCTCTCTAGGGGGGAGAGGAGGAGGCTCGCCAAGAAGATGGTCCTCGAATACCTCCACCTCGTCAGGCTTCCGGAGCCTGAGAGAGTCTTCAAGATGTATCCATTCGAGCTTTCTGGTGGCATGCGCCAGAGGGCAATGATTGCGATGGCCCTGGTGAGGAGACCGAAGGTGCTGCTCGCGGATGAGATAACGACGGCCCTGGACGTGACCGTCCAGGCCCAGATTCTGGAGCTTCTGAGGGACCTGCGAGACAAGATAGATGCTGCGATCATACTGATAACGCACGACCTGGCGGTGGTGGCCGAGGTTTGCGACAGGGTCGCTGTGATGTACGCTGGCAACATCGTGGAGGTGGCGGGCGTTGAGGAGCTGTTCGCGTCCCCTCTCCACCCCTACACTGTGGGATTGTTGGCGGCAATACCGAGGCCCGACATGGAGAATATCAAGCTCGAAACAATCGGAGGTTCGGTGCCGGACCTAATCTACCCGCCTCCCGGTTGCAGGTTCCACCCGAGGTGCCCCAAGGCCTTTGAGCGTTGCCCGAAGGTCAAACCTCCTCTGATTGAGGTCAGGCCGGGCCACAAGGTAGCCTGCTTGCTCTACGGAGGATGA
- a CDS encoding ABC transporter ATP-binding protein: MSEGAPLLQVSDLYKWFPIKGGLLGRVEGYVKAVDGVSLEVVRGETIGLVGESGCGKTTLARAIMRLTDATRGRLIYEGTDITRLKGRRLKPFRRKMQVVFQDPYASLDPRQSVKSALTEPMRIHGIASSSVEAEHEASRLIELVGLNPDHLSRFPHEFSGGQRQRVAIARALAVQPEFLVLDEPTSSLDVSVQAQILNLLVSLQSELSLTYFFISHNLSVIRYMCRRIAVMYLGRIVEVAGASEIYDHPKHPYTVALLSSAPVPDPAKRKGRAALQGDVPSPIAIPSGCRFRTRCPFATDKCSKVVPELRRTVRGHWVECLYDIDFAKKTAVEA, from the coding sequence ATGAGCGAGGGAGCTCCACTCCTCCAGGTTTCCGACCTCTACAAGTGGTTCCCAATCAAGGGCGGTCTCCTAGGAAGGGTCGAGGGATACGTGAAGGCCGTGGACGGCGTCAGCCTGGAGGTAGTCCGGGGCGAGACCATCGGCCTCGTAGGGGAATCAGGCTGCGGAAAGACTACGCTGGCCAGGGCCATCATGCGATTGACAGATGCCACTAGGGGCAGGCTGATCTACGAAGGGACGGACATAACCCGACTCAAGGGCAGGAGACTAAAGCCATTCAGGAGGAAGATGCAGGTCGTCTTCCAAGACCCATACGCGTCCCTAGACCCGCGACAGTCAGTAAAGTCTGCACTCACTGAGCCGATGCGAATCCACGGAATCGCCTCTAGCTCTGTGGAAGCGGAGCACGAAGCGAGCAGGCTCATAGAACTGGTTGGTCTGAACCCGGACCACCTATCTAGGTTCCCTCACGAGTTCAGCGGCGGGCAGAGGCAGAGGGTAGCAATCGCTAGGGCGCTCGCTGTCCAGCCCGAGTTCCTTGTCCTCGACGAGCCAACCTCCTCGCTCGACGTTTCTGTGCAGGCCCAAATCCTGAACCTTCTGGTCAGTCTGCAGTCAGAACTTTCACTCACCTACTTCTTCATCTCGCACAACCTGTCCGTCATCAGGTACATGTGTCGCAGGATAGCAGTGATGTACCTGGGGCGCATCGTCGAAGTGGCAGGAGCTTCCGAGATTTACGATCACCCGAAGCACCCATACACGGTTGCTCTTCTCTCCTCAGCCCCGGTCCCGGACCCTGCGAAGAGGAAGGGAAGGGCAGCCCTGCAGGGCGACGTCCCGAGTCCCATAGCGATCCCCTCGGGTTGCAGGTTCAGGACCAGGTGCCCCTTCGCGACGGATAAGTGCTCAAAGGTTGTACCCGAGCTCCGGCGGACGGTTAGGGGTCACTGGGTCGAATGCCTGTACGACATTGACTTTGCGAAGAAGACGGCCGTCGAGGCCTGA